In the Topomyia yanbarensis strain Yona2022 chromosome 3, ASM3024719v1, whole genome shotgun sequence genome, one interval contains:
- the LOC131689133 gene encoding kxDL motif-containing protein CG10681, with amino-acid sequence MMNSEMSSSMHSGRPESEFSIECFQNYTAPEVFVQGLAGLVNQTDVEVIIRAQKQMLQRFEKTNEMLLNCNALSQSRLKIASEDFKKHTKLLHDMKKDLDYIFKKIRNIKTKLGTQYPTAFAEAVAKNKPISFDEEDEIDTASRAETLDERNSNCQSRTSTPVKLATGDEKKLLQKQGSQKKKSSASGAGEGTTTVSYMKMEQSPENRKSGKTTPIDPKRSSLLSTNSSSTDNSNDSSECTSDTG; translated from the exons ATGATGAATTCCGAGATGAGCAGCAGCATGCACTCCGGCAGGCCCGAAAGCGAGTTTAGCATTGAGTGCTTTCAGAACTACACTGCACCAGAAGTTTTCGTTCAGGGTTTGGCGGGTCTAGTGAACCAAACTGACGTTGAAGTGATTATAAGGGCACAGAAACAGAT GCTGCAAAGATTCGAAAAGACCAACGAAATGCTTCTGAACTGCAATGCACTCAGCCAAAGCAGATTGAAAATTGCCAGTGAGGATTTTAAGAAGCACACCAAACTACTTCATGATATGAAGAAAGATTTGGATTACATCTTTAAAAAAATACGTAACATTAAGACCAAGCTAGGTACACAGTATCCGACCGCATTTGCAGAAGCTGTAGCAAAAAACAAACCTATAAGTTTTGATGAGGAAGACGAGATAGACACGGCGAGCCGTGCCGAGACGTTGGATGAGCGTAATAGCAACTGTCAGTCAAGAACATCAACTCCAGTGAAACTGGCTACAGGTGAtgaaaaaaagcttttgcagaAACAAGGTTCTCAAAAAAAGAAATCCAGCGCATCGGGAGCTGGAGAAGGAACGACTACCGTAAGCTATATGAAGATGGAACAAAGTCCAGAGAATCGGAAGTCGGGTAAAACGACACCAATTGATCCCAAAAGAAGTTCCTTGCTGTCCACGAATAGTAGTTCGACGGACAATTCCAACGATTCGTCGGAGTGTACCTCCGATACTGGATAG